From one Lolium rigidum isolate FL_2022 chromosome 4, APGP_CSIRO_Lrig_0.1, whole genome shotgun sequence genomic stretch:
- the LOC124707441 gene encoding transcription elongation factor SPT6 homolog isoform X3, with protein MGLGRTVVSDDEEDFIEAEEEEDEPRPSRRGRDDVDEQDDDDDEEDEEEEGQNEYEKDGFIVDDADEDEEEEEEEARASDDERRKKKKKKKRESEDFELDEDDYMLLQDNNITGIHRPKPAGNKFKRLKKAGRESEMGEHSGFSDDNASGKRRTAEEKVQYSLFGNEEPFEEDIVEEDQQADEDDVAEDDMDDEMADFIVDEEEIDGNGQVVKRKKVKRKPLRQAAGVSSSALQEAHDIFGDVDELLALRKQELERDAINSGEMRGNRLEDEFEPFILAEKYMTPKDEQIKENDVPERIQLSEELTGNPPGLEENSRREEESVWIHNQLTGDGFLSFFGNERANKEIEQTDIVNVLYMLHVNKFEIPFIAMYRKESCPSLLDHDVHEPEYKDGKREMTWHKLLWAVQTLDRKWLLLQKRKLALQIYYEKRFEEEKRRIDDVTRQTLNRQLYYSIIEALNDAKSEKEVEDVDAKFNLHFPPGEVEELGQFKRPKRKSLYSICHKAGLWEVANQFGRSAEQLGHHLTLTSVPEAGELDSGKDSPEDVATNFTCAMFETPQDVLRGARHMAAVEIGCEPIVKKHIRGIFMNKAVVTTKPTPEGNLIIDPYHQLSGVKWLREKPLNKFVDAQWLLIQKAEEEKLLKVTISLPEDAKKELMSEARENYLSDCVSKSAQLWDEQRKMILDDAFLNFLLPSMEKEARALLTAKAKSCLHMEYGQQFWNKVSVAPWKKKDSDKKDADLDLDDESELRVMACCWGPGKPATTFVMLDSSGELVDVLYAGSLSIRSQGVAEQQRKKNDQQRVLKFMTDHSPQVVCVGASNLNCRQLKDDIYEVIFKIVEDHPRDVNPQMENFSIVYGDESVPRLYENSRISSDQLPGQSAIVKRAVALGRYLQNPLAMVATLCGPGKEILSWKLHPLDQFLTPDEKYEVVEQVMVDATNQIGFDVNLAASHEWHFSTLQFVAGLGPRKASALQKELVREGSIFSRKELVKPLGRKVFMNASGFLRVRRSGAAAGSAQIIDLLEDTRIHPESYALAKNLAKDVQSEDADEVNEMDDDEQEMAIEHVREKPKKLESLEIDEYMKSIPEESRKRETLYDIREELLRGFSDWRIQYAEPSPDEEFWLLSGETEDNITDGRIVQVTVRNIQENRIMCTFDSGLKAIVMGDNYSDEGYDPESLQLHEGDVLTGKIKNVNKNRFIVYLTCKISELKRRPFSRNNHDPYYHEEDIIPSQNDKIRKQKELAKKHYKPRMIVHPHFQNFTAEEAMQFLGDKEPGEKVIRPSSRGPSFLTLTLKIFDGVFAHKEITESGKDHKDITSLLRLGKTLTIDNETFEDLDEVIDRYVDPLVGHLKSMLSYRKFRKGLKGEVDEMLRAEKTENPMRIVYCFGISHEHPGTFILSYIRSTNPHHEYVGLYPKGFRFRKKDFDSIDRLVSYFQKHIDKPPPESGMSMRNVAAMVPMKNSEWGSGGANDGWRGDGDNGRDRPFSGRSAGGRFDSRDSSGGRGRGRGRGRGRGNFGSDDGGNSGGWTDNIGSGGGAWGTGGGSGSGDPGWGAGGGDNNRGGGGDGGWGAPAAASDAGGGGWGAPAAASDAGGGWGAAAPAGSGAGDDSGWGSAKKAVPAQDGGSGGWGTGGGGW; from the exons ATGGGATTGGGACGCACGGTGGTGTCCGACGACGAAG AGGACTTTAtcgaggctgaggaggaggaggatgaaccgCGGCCGTCACGGAGGGGCAGGGATGATGTCGACGagcaggacgacgacgatgatgaggaggacgaggaag AAGAGGGACAGAATGAATatgagaaggatggcttcatcgtcgatgacgcggatgaggatgaagaggaggaggaagaggaagcaagAGCAAGTGATGATGAAAGAcgcaagaagaaaaagaaaaagaagag GGAGTCAGAGGATTTTGAGCTTGACGAGGATGACTACATGCTGCTCCAGGATAATAACATCACTGGCATCCATCGTCCAAAGCCTGCT GGAAACAAATTTAAGCGGCTGAAGAAGGCAGGAAGGGAATCTGAAATGGGTGAACATTCTGGCTTCTCTGATGACAATGCATCGGGTAAAAGGCGTACCGCCGAGGAGAAAGTTCAGTATTCCTTGTTTGGAAATGAAG AGCCCTTTGAGGAGGATATTGTCGAGGAGGATCagcaggcagatgaagatgatgtTGCTGAAGATGACATGGATGATGAAATGGCTGATTTCATTGTGGATGAAGAGGAAATTGATGGGAATGGCCAAGTTGTGAA AAGGAAGAAGGTTAAAAGAAAGCCTCTTAGACAAGCTGCAGGTGTTTCATCATCTGCTTTGCAAGAGGCCCATGATATATTTGGGGATGTTGATGAGCTTTTAGCACTAAGAAAGCAAGAGCTTGAGAGGGATGCTATTAATTCTGGGGAGATGAGAGGAAACAGGCTTGAAGATGAGTTTGAGCCATTTATTCTTGCAGAGAAGTATATGACACCGAAGGATGAGCAAATCAAAGAAAATGATGTACCTGAGAGGATCCAG CTGTCTGAGGAATTAACTGGTAATCCTCCGGGTCTAGAGGAGAACTCAAGGAGGGAGGAAGAGAGTGTATGGATACACAACCAACTAACTGGTGATGGATTTCTCTCCTTTTTTGGCAATGAGCGTGCGAACAAGGAGATTGAACAGACTGACATTGTGAATGTCTTGTATATGCTACATGTCAACAAATTTGAA ATCCCATTCATTGCAATGTATAGGAAGGAAAGCTGCCCAAGTCTGTTGGACCATGATGTCCATGAACCAGAGTATAAAGATGGCAAACGTGAAATGACGTGGCATAAG CTGCTTTGGGCTGTTCAGACCTTAGACAGGAAGTGGCTACTTCTGCAGAAGCGCAAGCTTGCTTTGCAGATTTATTATGAAAAACGATTCGAGGAAGAGAAACGAAGAATAGATGATGTTACAAGGCAGACACTCAATCGGCAGCTTTATTACTCTATTATTGAAGCACTAAATGATGCAAAATCTGAGAAAGAGGTGGAAGATGTGGACGCGAAGTTCAATCTACATTTTCCTCCTGGCGAAGTTGAAGAGTTAGGTCAATTTAAGCGACCGAAAAGGAAATCCCTATACAGTATTTGTCACAAGGCAGGGCTGTGGGAGGTTGCTAACCAATTTGGCCGGAGTGCTGAGCAATTAGGCCACCATCTAACTTTAACGAGCGTACCT GAAGCGGGCGAGCTTGACAGCGGGAAAGATTCTCCTGAAGATGTTGCTACAAATTTCACATGTGCAATGTTTGAAACTCCACAAGATGTTCTTCGGGGTGCCAGACACATG GCAGCTGTTGAGATCGGCTGCGAGCCTATTGTAAAAAAGCATATCAGGGGTATCTTCATGAACAAGGCTGTTGTCACAACAAAGCCCACACCTGAGGGCAATTTGATCATAGATCCCTACCACCAACTATCGGGTGTTAAATGGCTGCGAGAGAAACCACTAAACAAGTTTGTAGATGCACAGTGGCTTCTTATTCAGAAAGCAGAGGAAGAAAAGCTCCTCAAGGTTACCATATCATTACCAGAGGATGCAAAGAAAGAGCTCATGTCTGAGGCTCGTGAGAATTATCTAAGTGACTGTGTCAGCAAGTCTGCACAATTGTGGGATGAGCAACGGAAGATGATACTGGATGATGCCTTCCTCAATTTTCTTCTTCCATCAATGGAAAAGGAAGCTCGAGCGCTGTTGACAGCAAAAGCCAAAAGTTGTCTCCATATGGAATACGGACAGCAGTTCTGGAACAAGGTTTCTGTTGCTCCATGGAAGAAGAAGGATTCTGACAAGAAGGATGCTGACCTTGATCTGGATGATGAATCAGAGCTGAGAGTTATGGCCTGCTGCTGGGGTCCTGGGAAGCCAGCAACCACGTTTGTAATGTTAGACTCATCAGGAGAATTGGTGGATGTTTTGTATGCTGGTTCTCTCAGTATTAGATCTCAAGGCGTTGCTGAGCAGCAGCGGAAGAAGAACGATCAGCAGAGGGTTTTGAAGTTCATGACTGACCATTCACCGCAAGTTGTATGTGTAGGAGCATCAAATTTGAATTGCAGACAACTCAAGGATGATATCTATGAG GTTATTTTTAAAATCGTTGAAGATCATCCAAGAGATGTGAACCCGCAAATGGAAAATTTTAGCATTGTCTATGGTGATGAATCCGTGCCTCGGTTGTACGAGAACTCTCGCATATCTTCAGATCAGCTGCCTGGCCAGTCAG CTATCGTGAAGCGTGCGGTGGCGCTTGGTCGGTACTTGCagaatcctttggcgatggttgcAACACTCTGTGGACCTGGGAAAGAGATACTGTCATGGAAACTCCACCCCCTTGATCAGTTCCTTACTCCTGATGAGAAGTATGAAGTTGTTGAGCAAGTAATGGTCGATGCTACAAATCAGATTGGCtttgatgttaatcttgctgctaGTCACGAGTGGCATTTTTCCACTTTACAATTTGTTGCTGGTCTGGGGCCACGTAAAGCTTCAGCGTTGCAGAAAGAATTGGTGAGAGAGGGATCCATCTTTAGTCGCAAGGAGCTGGTAAAACCTCTTGGAAGGAAGGTATTCATGAATGCGTCTGGGTTTTTACGTGTCCGACGAAGTGGTGCAGCTGCAGGTAGTGCTCAAATCATTGATCTGCTTGAGGATACAAGGATCCATCCTGAATCATATGCGTTAGCAAAGAATTTGGCCAAGGATGTCCAGTCCGAGGACGCAGATGAAGTGAATGAGATGGATGATGATGAGCAAGAGATGGCAATTGAGCATGTAAGAGAAAAGCCAAAAAAACTTGAGAGTCTTGAGATCGATGAATACATGAAGAGTATTCCGGAGGAGTCTCGTAAAAGGGAAACATTGTATGACATTAGGGAAGAGCTACTGCGTGGCTTTTCTGACTGGAGGATCCAATATGCTGAGCCAAGTCCAGATGAGGAATTCTGGTTGCTTTCTGGTGAAACTGAGGATAACATAACAGATGGAAGGATTGTTCAAGTAACTGTCCGTAACATACAAGAGAACCGAATAATGTGCACATTTGATTCTGGTTTGAAAGCCATAGTTATGGGAGACAATTATTCTGATGAAGGCTATGATCCAGAATCACTTCAGTTGCATGAAGGTGACGTATTAACTGGCAAAATTAAGAATGTGAACAAAAATAGGTTCATAGTTTACCTAACATGCAAGATCTCTGAATTGAAGAGAAGGCCTTTCTCCAGAAATAATCATGATCCGTACTATCATGAAGAAGATATCATTCCAAGCCAGAATGATAAGATCCGGAAACAGAAGGAACTTGCAAAGAAACATTACAAGCCTCGGATGATTGTTCATCCTCACTTTCAGAACTTCACAGCTGAAGAAGCAATGCAG TTCTTGGGAGACAAAGAGCCTGGTGAGAAGGTCATTCGGCCTAGTTCTAGGGGCCCATCATTTCTAACACTTACCTTGAAGATATTTGATGGTGTCTTCGCCCATAAGGAGATAACTGAAAGCGGCAAGGATCATAAAGATATTACAAGTTTACTTCGCCTTGGAAAGACGCTGACCATTGATAATGAAActtttgaagatcttgacgag GTAATAGACAGATATGTGGATCCATTGGTAGgccacctgaaaagcatgctctcCTATCGCAAATTCAGGAAGGGGTTAAAAGGAGAGGTTGATGAAATGTTAAGGGCAGAGAAGACAGAGAATCCTATGAGAATAGTCTATTGTTTTGGCATATCCCATGAACATCCAGGCACCTTTATATTATCCTACATTAGGAGCACAAACCCACATCATGAGTATGTAGGGTTATACCCGAAGGGCTTCAGATTCCGGAAGAAGGATTTTGACAGCATCGATCGCCTTGTGTCATATTTCCAGAAACACATTGACAAACCACCACCGGAATCTGGCATGTCAATGCGAAATGTTGCTGCAATGGTTCCTATGAAGAATTCAGAATGGGGTTCTGGTGGTGCTAATGATGGGTGGAGGGGAGATGGTGACAATGGTAGGGACAGACCTTTCTCTGGAAGATCAG CAGGAGGTAGGTTTGATTCAAGGGACAGCTCTGGTGGCCGTGGTcgtgggcgcgggcgcgggcgtggACGAGGTAACTTTGGCAGTGATGATGGTGGTAACAGTGGGGGTTGGACTGATAACATCGGCAGTGGTGGAGGTGCATGGGGCACTGGCGGAGGATCTGGAAGTGGAGATCCCGGATGGGGCGCTGGCGGTGGTGACAATaaccgtggcggcggtggagatggaggctggggtgcacctgcagctgcCTCTGACGCTGGTGGTGGAGGCTGGGGAGCACCTGCCGCTGCCTCTGATGCTGGTGGAGGTTGGGGAGCAGCTGCTCCTGCTGGCTCTGGTGCTGGTGATGACTCGGGATGGGGCAGCGCCAAAAAGGCGGTTCCAGCACAAGATGGCGGAAGTGGTGGTTGGGGTACCGGTGGTGGGGGCTGGTGA
- the LOC124707441 gene encoding transcription elongation factor SPT6 homolog isoform X1, with translation MGLGRTVVSDDEEEDFIEAEEEEDEPRPSRRGRDDVDEQDDDDDEEDEEEEGQNEYEKDGFIVDDADEDEEEEEEEARASDDERRKKKKKKKRESEDFELDEDDYMLLQDNNITGIHRPKPAGNKFKRLKKAGRESEMGEHSGFSDDNASGKRRTAEEKVQYSLFGNEEPFEEDIVEEDQQADEDDVAEDDMDDEMADFIVDEEEIDGNGQVVKRKKVKRKPLRQAAGVSSSALQEAHDIFGDVDELLALRKQELERDAINSGEMRGNRLEDEFEPFILAEKYMTPKDEQIKENDVPERIQLSEELTGNPPGLEENSRREEESVWIHNQLTGDGFLSFFGNERANKEIEQTDIVNVLYMLHVNKFEIPFIAMYRKESCPSLLDHDVHEPEYKDGKREMTWHKLLWAVQTLDRKWLLLQKRKLALQIYYEKRFEEEKRRIDDVTRQTLNRQLYYSIIEALNDAKSEKEVEDVDAKFNLHFPPGEVEELGQFKRPKRKSLYSICHKAGLWEVANQFGRSAEQLGHHLTLTSVPEAGELDSGKDSPEDVATNFTCAMFETPQDVLRGARHMAAVEIGCEPIVKKHIRGIFMNKAVVTTKPTPEGNLIIDPYHQLSGVKWLREKPLNKFVDAQWLLIQKAEEEKLLKVTISLPEDAKKELMSEARENYLSDCVSKSAQLWDEQRKMILDDAFLNFLLPSMEKEARALLTAKAKSCLHMEYGQQFWNKVSVAPWKKKDSDKKDADLDLDDESELRVMACCWGPGKPATTFVMLDSSGELVDVLYAGSLSIRSQGVAEQQRKKNDQQRVLKFMTDHSPQVVCVGASNLNCRQLKDDIYEVIFKIVEDHPRDVNPQMENFSIVYGDESVPRLYENSRISSDQLPGQSAIVKRAVALGRYLQNPLAMVATLCGPGKEILSWKLHPLDQFLTPDEKYEVVEQVMVDATNQIGFDVNLAASHEWHFSTLQFVAGLGPRKASALQKELVREGSIFSRKELVKPLGRKVFMNASGFLRVRRSGAAAGSAQIIDLLEDTRIHPESYALAKNLAKDVQSEDADEVNEMDDDEQEMAIEHVREKPKKLESLEIDEYMKSIPEESRKRETLYDIREELLRGFSDWRIQYAEPSPDEEFWLLSGETEDNITDGRIVQVTVRNIQENRIMCTFDSGLKAIVMGDNYSDEGYDPESLQLHEGDVLTGKIKNVNKNRFIVYLTCKISELKRRPFSRNNHDPYYHEEDIIPSQNDKIRKQKELAKKHYKPRMIVHPHFQNFTAEEAMQFLGDKEPGEKVIRPSSRGPSFLTLTLKIFDGVFAHKEITESGKDHKDITSLLRLGKTLTIDNETFEDLDEVIDRYVDPLVGHLKSMLSYRKFRKGLKGEVDEMLRAEKTENPMRIVYCFGISHEHPGTFILSYIRSTNPHHEYVGLYPKGFRFRKKDFDSIDRLVSYFQKHIDKPPPESGMSMRNVAAMVPMKNSEWGSGGANDGWRGDGDNGRDRPFSGRSAGGRFDSRDSSGGRGRGRGRGRGRGNFGSDDGGNSGGWTDNIGSGGGAWGTGGGSGSGDPGWGAGGGDNNRGGGGDGGWGAPAAASDAGGGGWGAPAAASDAGGGWGAAAPAGSGAGDDSGWGSAKKAVPAQDGGSGGWGTGGGGW, from the exons ATGGGATTGGGACGCACGGTGGTGTCCGACGACGAAG AAGAGGACTTTAtcgaggctgaggaggaggaggatgaaccgCGGCCGTCACGGAGGGGCAGGGATGATGTCGACGagcaggacgacgacgatgatgaggaggacgaggaag AAGAGGGACAGAATGAATatgagaaggatggcttcatcgtcgatgacgcggatgaggatgaagaggaggaggaagaggaagcaagAGCAAGTGATGATGAAAGAcgcaagaagaaaaagaaaaagaagag GGAGTCAGAGGATTTTGAGCTTGACGAGGATGACTACATGCTGCTCCAGGATAATAACATCACTGGCATCCATCGTCCAAAGCCTGCT GGAAACAAATTTAAGCGGCTGAAGAAGGCAGGAAGGGAATCTGAAATGGGTGAACATTCTGGCTTCTCTGATGACAATGCATCGGGTAAAAGGCGTACCGCCGAGGAGAAAGTTCAGTATTCCTTGTTTGGAAATGAAG AGCCCTTTGAGGAGGATATTGTCGAGGAGGATCagcaggcagatgaagatgatgtTGCTGAAGATGACATGGATGATGAAATGGCTGATTTCATTGTGGATGAAGAGGAAATTGATGGGAATGGCCAAGTTGTGAA AAGGAAGAAGGTTAAAAGAAAGCCTCTTAGACAAGCTGCAGGTGTTTCATCATCTGCTTTGCAAGAGGCCCATGATATATTTGGGGATGTTGATGAGCTTTTAGCACTAAGAAAGCAAGAGCTTGAGAGGGATGCTATTAATTCTGGGGAGATGAGAGGAAACAGGCTTGAAGATGAGTTTGAGCCATTTATTCTTGCAGAGAAGTATATGACACCGAAGGATGAGCAAATCAAAGAAAATGATGTACCTGAGAGGATCCAG CTGTCTGAGGAATTAACTGGTAATCCTCCGGGTCTAGAGGAGAACTCAAGGAGGGAGGAAGAGAGTGTATGGATACACAACCAACTAACTGGTGATGGATTTCTCTCCTTTTTTGGCAATGAGCGTGCGAACAAGGAGATTGAACAGACTGACATTGTGAATGTCTTGTATATGCTACATGTCAACAAATTTGAA ATCCCATTCATTGCAATGTATAGGAAGGAAAGCTGCCCAAGTCTGTTGGACCATGATGTCCATGAACCAGAGTATAAAGATGGCAAACGTGAAATGACGTGGCATAAG CTGCTTTGGGCTGTTCAGACCTTAGACAGGAAGTGGCTACTTCTGCAGAAGCGCAAGCTTGCTTTGCAGATTTATTATGAAAAACGATTCGAGGAAGAGAAACGAAGAATAGATGATGTTACAAGGCAGACACTCAATCGGCAGCTTTATTACTCTATTATTGAAGCACTAAATGATGCAAAATCTGAGAAAGAGGTGGAAGATGTGGACGCGAAGTTCAATCTACATTTTCCTCCTGGCGAAGTTGAAGAGTTAGGTCAATTTAAGCGACCGAAAAGGAAATCCCTATACAGTATTTGTCACAAGGCAGGGCTGTGGGAGGTTGCTAACCAATTTGGCCGGAGTGCTGAGCAATTAGGCCACCATCTAACTTTAACGAGCGTACCT GAAGCGGGCGAGCTTGACAGCGGGAAAGATTCTCCTGAAGATGTTGCTACAAATTTCACATGTGCAATGTTTGAAACTCCACAAGATGTTCTTCGGGGTGCCAGACACATG GCAGCTGTTGAGATCGGCTGCGAGCCTATTGTAAAAAAGCATATCAGGGGTATCTTCATGAACAAGGCTGTTGTCACAACAAAGCCCACACCTGAGGGCAATTTGATCATAGATCCCTACCACCAACTATCGGGTGTTAAATGGCTGCGAGAGAAACCACTAAACAAGTTTGTAGATGCACAGTGGCTTCTTATTCAGAAAGCAGAGGAAGAAAAGCTCCTCAAGGTTACCATATCATTACCAGAGGATGCAAAGAAAGAGCTCATGTCTGAGGCTCGTGAGAATTATCTAAGTGACTGTGTCAGCAAGTCTGCACAATTGTGGGATGAGCAACGGAAGATGATACTGGATGATGCCTTCCTCAATTTTCTTCTTCCATCAATGGAAAAGGAAGCTCGAGCGCTGTTGACAGCAAAAGCCAAAAGTTGTCTCCATATGGAATACGGACAGCAGTTCTGGAACAAGGTTTCTGTTGCTCCATGGAAGAAGAAGGATTCTGACAAGAAGGATGCTGACCTTGATCTGGATGATGAATCAGAGCTGAGAGTTATGGCCTGCTGCTGGGGTCCTGGGAAGCCAGCAACCACGTTTGTAATGTTAGACTCATCAGGAGAATTGGTGGATGTTTTGTATGCTGGTTCTCTCAGTATTAGATCTCAAGGCGTTGCTGAGCAGCAGCGGAAGAAGAACGATCAGCAGAGGGTTTTGAAGTTCATGACTGACCATTCACCGCAAGTTGTATGTGTAGGAGCATCAAATTTGAATTGCAGACAACTCAAGGATGATATCTATGAG GTTATTTTTAAAATCGTTGAAGATCATCCAAGAGATGTGAACCCGCAAATGGAAAATTTTAGCATTGTCTATGGTGATGAATCCGTGCCTCGGTTGTACGAGAACTCTCGCATATCTTCAGATCAGCTGCCTGGCCAGTCAG CTATCGTGAAGCGTGCGGTGGCGCTTGGTCGGTACTTGCagaatcctttggcgatggttgcAACACTCTGTGGACCTGGGAAAGAGATACTGTCATGGAAACTCCACCCCCTTGATCAGTTCCTTACTCCTGATGAGAAGTATGAAGTTGTTGAGCAAGTAATGGTCGATGCTACAAATCAGATTGGCtttgatgttaatcttgctgctaGTCACGAGTGGCATTTTTCCACTTTACAATTTGTTGCTGGTCTGGGGCCACGTAAAGCTTCAGCGTTGCAGAAAGAATTGGTGAGAGAGGGATCCATCTTTAGTCGCAAGGAGCTGGTAAAACCTCTTGGAAGGAAGGTATTCATGAATGCGTCTGGGTTTTTACGTGTCCGACGAAGTGGTGCAGCTGCAGGTAGTGCTCAAATCATTGATCTGCTTGAGGATACAAGGATCCATCCTGAATCATATGCGTTAGCAAAGAATTTGGCCAAGGATGTCCAGTCCGAGGACGCAGATGAAGTGAATGAGATGGATGATGATGAGCAAGAGATGGCAATTGAGCATGTAAGAGAAAAGCCAAAAAAACTTGAGAGTCTTGAGATCGATGAATACATGAAGAGTATTCCGGAGGAGTCTCGTAAAAGGGAAACATTGTATGACATTAGGGAAGAGCTACTGCGTGGCTTTTCTGACTGGAGGATCCAATATGCTGAGCCAAGTCCAGATGAGGAATTCTGGTTGCTTTCTGGTGAAACTGAGGATAACATAACAGATGGAAGGATTGTTCAAGTAACTGTCCGTAACATACAAGAGAACCGAATAATGTGCACATTTGATTCTGGTTTGAAAGCCATAGTTATGGGAGACAATTATTCTGATGAAGGCTATGATCCAGAATCACTTCAGTTGCATGAAGGTGACGTATTAACTGGCAAAATTAAGAATGTGAACAAAAATAGGTTCATAGTTTACCTAACATGCAAGATCTCTGAATTGAAGAGAAGGCCTTTCTCCAGAAATAATCATGATCCGTACTATCATGAAGAAGATATCATTCCAAGCCAGAATGATAAGATCCGGAAACAGAAGGAACTTGCAAAGAAACATTACAAGCCTCGGATGATTGTTCATCCTCACTTTCAGAACTTCACAGCTGAAGAAGCAATGCAG TTCTTGGGAGACAAAGAGCCTGGTGAGAAGGTCATTCGGCCTAGTTCTAGGGGCCCATCATTTCTAACACTTACCTTGAAGATATTTGATGGTGTCTTCGCCCATAAGGAGATAACTGAAAGCGGCAAGGATCATAAAGATATTACAAGTTTACTTCGCCTTGGAAAGACGCTGACCATTGATAATGAAActtttgaagatcttgacgag GTAATAGACAGATATGTGGATCCATTGGTAGgccacctgaaaagcatgctctcCTATCGCAAATTCAGGAAGGGGTTAAAAGGAGAGGTTGATGAAATGTTAAGGGCAGAGAAGACAGAGAATCCTATGAGAATAGTCTATTGTTTTGGCATATCCCATGAACATCCAGGCACCTTTATATTATCCTACATTAGGAGCACAAACCCACATCATGAGTATGTAGGGTTATACCCGAAGGGCTTCAGATTCCGGAAGAAGGATTTTGACAGCATCGATCGCCTTGTGTCATATTTCCAGAAACACATTGACAAACCACCACCGGAATCTGGCATGTCAATGCGAAATGTTGCTGCAATGGTTCCTATGAAGAATTCAGAATGGGGTTCTGGTGGTGCTAATGATGGGTGGAGGGGAGATGGTGACAATGGTAGGGACAGACCTTTCTCTGGAAGATCAG CAGGAGGTAGGTTTGATTCAAGGGACAGCTCTGGTGGCCGTGGTcgtgggcgcgggcgcgggcgtggACGAGGTAACTTTGGCAGTGATGATGGTGGTAACAGTGGGGGTTGGACTGATAACATCGGCAGTGGTGGAGGTGCATGGGGCACTGGCGGAGGATCTGGAAGTGGAGATCCCGGATGGGGCGCTGGCGGTGGTGACAATaaccgtggcggcggtggagatggaggctggggtgcacctgcagctgcCTCTGACGCTGGTGGTGGAGGCTGGGGAGCACCTGCCGCTGCCTCTGATGCTGGTGGAGGTTGGGGAGCAGCTGCTCCTGCTGGCTCTGGTGCTGGTGATGACTCGGGATGGGGCAGCGCCAAAAAGGCGGTTCCAGCACAAGATGGCGGAAGTGGTGGTTGGGGTACCGGTGGTGGGGGCTGGTGA